A window of Cohnella herbarum contains these coding sequences:
- a CDS encoding glycosyltransferase has translation MLNRSAVSPVQTAVQREAEALNFALRQIDHLIEDQIGIIEGYKQTMADLRTEERGQEATIEWLREDIANQESELAEADLLFSPDYDAQRQYYKQFVESPLTDEARRIVELMQSEEYRGIIVYPNAVHWEPIQRPQQLLMEFARKNYLCFFCDSGDEFVLKKIEKGLFVVSKQEHLLQALQTSHVLVLNSYLMQNAWIDNLPHKSVWYDVLDRVDFFNRYDRHMLAKHYQVLHEADIVTYSARQLTEYVGDRNDAIYLPNAARPDDFYYSSNKLPKAPDDLEPILRKNKKVIGYYGAIEEWFDIKLVNDLAADSRVEIVLIGHCGISTEHFPDNVHFLGPKPYARLKEYTAYFDALMIPFIVNTLTNAVSPVKFFEYCAIGKPILTTPIAEVVPFAGPGITVVNSGNTFKLTASFWKVTPNAKAHMQAIAQTHQWGKRAEEVEREIESRPCCLKVLANRSNEPYVSVFTATFFDLEGTNYYTGGAERYLVDLHEACQELGLRLDIYQYGNYSWYRKYKDIDVYSLGHEELNMSELSLDNIHAFNRRYLYAAEGKALLNFYSAFFQAYPNAAHPSIGISHGVAWDNPANVHANGEQFWTQNKRFIQGAEQVQKMVSVDTNTANWFQTVSFKTGQQMETIPNYVDPNEFFPVPKSHEGKIRIVYPRRLYEARGLYITLAVVDTILEKFRNVEFHFVGKGFEEDIDQVKKAMKRWPNRIFCYHREPDDMHLVYKEADIVLIPTLYSEGTSLSCLEACATGNTVIATRVGGLTDIIIDRFNGLLISPNSKSLRDAIIECLENPELRRRFGKNALEVSKSFNKTYWKERWKEVIREMINHNPIHLREAGLFGKAIEFCLGPGARQEVWMPEAVSCLKKGMAVFIRGEDGQKPESSFGRLQWVSEEAELYFQPDKICFD, from the coding sequence TTGTTAAACAGATCAGCTGTCTCCCCTGTACAAACGGCAGTCCAGCGAGAGGCGGAAGCCTTGAATTTCGCTTTGCGCCAAATTGATCATTTAATCGAGGATCAAATAGGCATTATAGAGGGTTATAAGCAGACGATGGCGGATTTAAGGACGGAGGAGCGCGGGCAAGAGGCGACGATCGAGTGGCTTCGAGAGGATATCGCGAATCAAGAATCCGAGTTAGCGGAAGCCGATCTTCTTTTTTCTCCCGACTACGATGCGCAACGGCAATACTACAAACAGTTCGTCGAATCCCCGTTAACCGATGAAGCGAGACGGATTGTAGAGCTCATGCAAAGCGAGGAATATCGGGGAATCATCGTGTATCCGAATGCGGTGCATTGGGAGCCGATTCAACGTCCGCAACAGCTGTTAATGGAGTTTGCGCGGAAAAACTATTTATGTTTTTTCTGCGATTCCGGCGATGAATTCGTCTTGAAGAAAATCGAAAAAGGGTTATTCGTCGTTTCGAAGCAGGAGCACCTTCTTCAAGCCTTGCAAACTTCTCATGTTCTTGTGTTGAACTCCTATTTAATGCAGAACGCGTGGATAGACAATCTTCCCCATAAATCCGTATGGTATGACGTTCTGGACCGGGTCGACTTTTTCAATCGTTACGATAGACATATGCTGGCTAAGCATTATCAGGTTCTGCACGAAGCAGACATCGTGACTTATTCCGCCAGGCAATTAACGGAATACGTCGGGGACAGGAACGATGCGATCTATTTGCCGAACGCGGCAAGACCGGATGACTTTTACTATAGTTCGAACAAACTTCCTAAGGCACCAGACGATCTCGAACCGATTTTAAGAAAGAACAAAAAAGTGATCGGTTACTATGGAGCGATTGAAGAATGGTTCGATATTAAGCTAGTTAACGACCTCGCAGCCGACTCGCGAGTGGAAATCGTGCTGATCGGACATTGCGGGATTTCAACGGAGCATTTCCCTGACAACGTACATTTTTTGGGTCCAAAGCCTTATGCGAGATTAAAGGAATATACCGCCTATTTTGATGCGCTAATGATTCCTTTTATCGTGAATACGTTAACGAACGCGGTCTCTCCGGTGAAATTTTTCGAATATTGCGCGATCGGTAAACCGATCCTTACGACTCCGATTGCCGAGGTTGTCCCCTTTGCCGGTCCTGGGATTACAGTAGTAAATTCAGGAAATACCTTCAAACTAACGGCCTCTTTCTGGAAAGTAACCCCAAACGCGAAAGCGCACATGCAAGCCATTGCCCAAACGCATCAATGGGGCAAACGGGCTGAAGAAGTCGAGAGAGAGATTGAATCAAGACCATGTTGCCTTAAGGTATTAGCAAATCGGTCGAATGAACCTTACGTTAGTGTTTTTACCGCTACCTTCTTTGATCTCGAAGGGACGAACTACTATACGGGAGGAGCCGAAAGGTACCTTGTGGATCTTCACGAAGCGTGCCAAGAGCTTGGACTGAGATTAGATATCTATCAATATGGCAATTATTCTTGGTATCGCAAATATAAAGACATTGACGTGTACAGTTTAGGTCATGAAGAGCTGAACATGAGCGAACTTAGTTTGGACAATATTCATGCGTTCAACCGCAGGTATTTGTATGCCGCGGAAGGGAAAGCCTTGTTGAATTTTTACTCGGCATTTTTTCAAGCTTATCCGAACGCAGCGCACCCTAGCATTGGGATCAGTCACGGGGTAGCTTGGGATAACCCGGCAAACGTACATGCGAATGGGGAACAATTCTGGACACAAAATAAACGATTTATCCAAGGCGCGGAACAAGTTCAGAAGATGGTATCCGTGGATACGAATACCGCTAACTGGTTTCAGACCGTTTCGTTTAAAACCGGCCAGCAAATGGAGACGATTCCGAATTACGTCGATCCGAACGAATTTTTTCCGGTACCTAAAAGCCATGAGGGGAAAATCAGGATTGTCTATCCGCGGAGGCTTTATGAAGCAAGGGGCTTATATATTACGTTAGCGGTAGTGGATACGATATTGGAAAAATTCAGAAATGTTGAATTTCATTTCGTCGGCAAAGGTTTCGAGGAGGACATCGATCAGGTCAAGAAGGCTATGAAACGCTGGCCGAATCGCATCTTCTGCTATCACCGCGAACCGGATGATATGCATTTGGTTTACAAAGAAGCGGACATCGTACTGATTCCTACGCTTTATAGCGAAGGTACAAGTTTATCCTGCTTGGAGGCGTGCGCGACTGGCAATACCGTTATCGCAACAAGAGTCGGAGGCTTAACGGATATCATCATTGATCGGTTCAACGGGCTTCTGATCAGTCCGAACAGCAAGTCGCTGAGGGATGCGATTATAGAATGCTTAGAGAATCCGGAATTAAGACGAAGATTTGGAAAAAACGCATTAGAAGTCTCTAAGTCGTTCAATAAGACGTATTGGAAAGAGCGTTGGAAAGAGGTTATCCGGGAAATGATCAATCATAACCCGATTCATCTGAGGGAAGCGGGTCTCTTCGGGAAAGCAATCGAATTCTGCCTAGGTCCCGGAGCAAGGCAGGAGGTTTGGATGCCGGAAGCCGTAAGCTGTCTTAAGAAAGGAATGGCCGTGTTTATACGCGGAGAGGACGGCCAGAAGCCGGAATCAAGCTTCGGGAGGTTGCAGTGGGTTTCCGAAGAGGCGGAACTGTACTTCCAACCGGATAAGATATGTTTCGACTGA
- a CDS encoding glycosyltransferase family 2 protein gives MKITCCILVNNNESTLAGCIQSVRPHVDEVVVVDTGSTDSSVPMAYELGARVYFYPWSDDFSEARNFALKHAKESEWVLVVDSDEELLWECKLSFREWAASLQSKQTVIAFEFLHYEMSDSRLLSVTHSERFFDPASFSYIGRIHERLIPANENDVKRVELCPHAAFRHFGYSSEFHIEKNVRNTRSLLKELETNPAEGFTYRYLSTEYYHSGQYRDSIQYAKTALSLLAGTETYSRAQAHYYKMMSFLHLDNALEAKLAIEACLQEFPDYADPYGIAAEICFHEQCWDDAFRLYCEWEQKVDQRSGIMPNHCISLKDTFWRHKWIAASQSNKIKDGLRKEVQQMKVALLIVHPQLETDREDLLDHVAAKCVGMTYEIGLWSNRPLIKSENDVKSWLEQSNVRLAEGKELAQAGSSFAAKSNADILWIWYANERLVSDWNEDKMLEAISSNGAVTVRSYSERLGGQWAEQRIRLCKSDDARVNRSVQQLAAGSEKELDRSLFAYDGLVLERPFLIPADKQDAYMDIYKREAPLQRLLVAFSCHRYDEVLAMRQPSDESAEWAVFQFYKILASINLGLMEEASVKIYNAMEANLSEQDMLLFIYLYGKLALNADIDEMKREAITLLKNTLESNPIIETKHVLTAESDWLALIAELQWKLGERKAALVTWRHGLESSAYTNETCAYRLAEAIYEEYKPEGLDKVSRALLEVFNIQDSEAQSLLYPIFCYLNMQEWAVLFLRPREPSEVGGRESPLVSILMPIYNDTAYLFESIRSILSQTYLGLELIVVDDGSDEDVAAIVRRFNYDSRLKYYRTAINRGLPNALNYGISKASGSLMGWTSADNMAHPRWLERMVETISAHPEASAIYSDYYHMDKNGLVIETKRMPAYKLNGLQNGGPSFLWRSSSLRKAGGFDESLFGIEDRDFTVRLALVGRIVQLQEPLYYYRIHEGSLSSKIETGSLGGWTELHGKLKRKWLYLSFV, from the coding sequence ATGAAAATCACTTGCTGCATTCTGGTTAACAATAACGAGTCTACTTTGGCCGGGTGCATACAAAGCGTGCGGCCTCATGTGGACGAGGTTGTCGTCGTAGACACGGGTTCCACGGATTCAAGCGTTCCGATGGCGTATGAGCTTGGAGCCCGAGTTTATTTCTACCCGTGGAGCGACGATTTCTCCGAGGCAAGAAATTTTGCCCTGAAACACGCGAAAGAGTCCGAATGGGTGTTGGTTGTCGATTCGGATGAAGAGCTGCTATGGGAATGCAAGTTAAGTTTTCGGGAATGGGCGGCGTCGCTGCAGTCCAAGCAAACCGTGATTGCTTTTGAATTCCTCCATTATGAAATGTCCGATTCCCGATTATTGTCCGTCACTCACTCGGAGCGTTTTTTCGATCCCGCGTCTTTTAGTTACATAGGAAGAATTCACGAACGATTGATTCCGGCTAACGAAAACGATGTTAAAAGGGTGGAGTTATGCCCGCATGCCGCCTTCCGACACTTCGGATATTCTTCCGAATTCCATATCGAGAAGAACGTCAGGAACACGAGGAGCTTATTGAAAGAATTGGAGACGAATCCCGCCGAGGGATTTACCTACCGTTACTTATCTACCGAATATTATCATTCGGGTCAATATAGAGACAGTATTCAATACGCCAAAACTGCGCTGAGCTTGCTCGCAGGTACAGAGACGTATAGCCGGGCGCAAGCGCATTACTATAAGATGATGTCATTTTTGCATTTGGACAATGCATTGGAAGCCAAGCTGGCAATAGAGGCATGCCTTCAAGAATTTCCTGATTATGCGGATCCATACGGAATCGCGGCCGAGATCTGTTTTCACGAACAATGCTGGGATGACGCTTTCCGCTTGTACTGCGAGTGGGAACAAAAGGTTGATCAGCGAAGCGGGATAATGCCGAACCATTGTATTTCCCTGAAGGATACATTTTGGCGACATAAGTGGATAGCCGCAAGCCAGAGCAATAAAATCAAGGACGGACTTAGAAAAGAGGTTCAACAGATGAAGGTGGCGTTATTAATCGTCCATCCGCAGTTGGAAACGGATCGCGAAGATTTGCTAGATCATGTAGCGGCCAAATGCGTTGGAATGACCTATGAAATCGGTTTGTGGTCGAATCGACCTCTTATCAAGAGCGAGAATGACGTTAAGAGTTGGCTGGAGCAAAGCAACGTGCGATTAGCGGAAGGAAAAGAGCTTGCTCAGGCGGGCTCCAGTTTCGCTGCCAAAAGTAACGCGGATATTTTATGGATATGGTACGCGAACGAACGGCTCGTGTCGGACTGGAATGAAGATAAGATGCTGGAGGCTATTTCCAGCAACGGAGCGGTAACCGTTAGAAGCTATTCAGAACGACTAGGCGGTCAGTGGGCCGAGCAGCGAATCCGGCTTTGTAAATCGGATGACGCGAGAGTAAACCGATCGGTGCAGCAGCTTGCTGCCGGTTCCGAGAAGGAACTAGATAGATCACTATTTGCTTACGACGGTCTAGTACTAGAGAGGCCCTTCCTCATTCCCGCGGACAAACAGGATGCCTATATGGATATCTACAAGCGGGAGGCGCCGCTTCAGCGATTGCTCGTCGCTTTTTCGTGCCACCGATACGACGAGGTTCTGGCCATGCGCCAACCCTCGGATGAATCCGCTGAATGGGCGGTTTTTCAATTCTATAAGATTCTTGCCTCGATCAATTTGGGCTTGATGGAAGAAGCTTCGGTAAAAATATATAACGCTATGGAAGCGAATCTAAGCGAACAAGATATGCTTCTATTCATCTATCTCTACGGAAAGTTAGCGCTCAACGCCGATATCGACGAGATGAAGCGGGAAGCAATAACATTACTGAAAAATACGCTGGAGTCCAATCCTATCATCGAGACCAAACACGTATTGACAGCCGAATCCGATTGGTTGGCATTGATAGCGGAGCTTCAATGGAAGTTGGGTGAACGAAAGGCGGCTCTCGTTACATGGAGGCATGGATTAGAGAGCTCCGCGTATACGAATGAAACATGCGCTTACCGGCTTGCTGAAGCCATATATGAGGAGTATAAGCCGGAAGGGCTGGACAAAGTTTCCCGTGCCCTTTTGGAAGTGTTTAATATTCAGGATTCTGAAGCGCAATCCCTTCTATATCCAATCTTCTGTTACTTAAACATGCAGGAATGGGCCGTATTGTTCTTGCGACCGCGCGAGCCAAGCGAGGTTGGAGGGAGAGAATCGCCGTTAGTAAGTATCCTTATGCCGATCTACAACGATACGGCATACCTTTTCGAGAGTATTCGCAGCATCCTGTCCCAAACCTATCTGGGTTTGGAATTGATCGTAGTAGACGATGGGTCCGATGAAGATGTGGCTGCAATCGTACGGCGATTTAATTATGATAGCAGACTTAAATACTATAGAACCGCAATCAACCGCGGCCTTCCGAACGCTCTGAATTACGGAATTTCGAAGGCAAGCGGATCTCTTATGGGCTGGACGTCTGCCGACAACATGGCCCATCCGCGTTGGTTGGAACGGATGGTCGAAACGATATCCGCTCATCCTGAAGCGAGTGCTATCTACTCCGATTATTATCACATGGACAAGAACGGGCTCGTCATCGAAACGAAACGAATGCCGGCGTATAAATTAAACGGATTGCAAAACGGAGGGCCTTCTTTTCTATGGAGGTCATCTTCTCTTCGCAAAGCCGGAGGGTTCGATGAATCGTTATTCGGCATAGAGGACCGTGATTTTACCGTACGGCTCGCGTTGGTCGGTCGAATAGTTCAACTGCAGGAACCACTCTATTATTACCGCATTCACGAGGGGAGTTTATCCTCCAAAATAGAAACGGGCTCCTTGGGAGGATGGACCGAGTTGCATGGAAAGCTGAAACGGAAGTGGCTTTATTTAAGCTTTGTATAA
- a CDS encoding S-layer homology domain-containing protein, translating to MNNKKVKITRYAVSSAMLVNALAAPVSVFAAEETISPDLVQAAVKELIDKSIMSGDKNGDLNLEGKLTRVQAAGILARSLNLDTSKLPNSTFNDVSNDHWGLKYISIMENLGVMKGSNGSFRPNAILTKEELAIVLVRITQTNIVGKGNNLQISDSSDISDWAKPYVHAAIEAGLIPVQNGKFAPKSQVDRKEVALLTAAFIKSEKFEQYKAEINKLLEEGKKISNSDPAA from the coding sequence GTGAATAATAAAAAGGTGAAAATAACAAGATACGCGGTTTCGTCAGCGATGTTAGTGAATGCATTAGCGGCTCCGGTATCGGTATTCGCGGCCGAAGAGACGATAAGTCCTGACTTGGTCCAAGCAGCGGTAAAGGAACTAATAGACAAATCTATCATGTCGGGCGATAAGAACGGAGATCTTAACTTAGAGGGTAAACTAACCCGCGTTCAAGCTGCCGGGATTTTGGCCAGATCGTTGAACTTGGATACGTCGAAATTACCTAATTCGACTTTTAATGACGTAAGTAACGATCACTGGGGATTGAAATACATCAGTATTATGGAAAACCTCGGGGTAATGAAGGGTTCGAACGGCAGTTTCCGTCCCAATGCCATTCTGACGAAAGAGGAGCTTGCCATAGTATTGGTTCGCATTACTCAAACCAATATCGTAGGAAAAGGAAATAACCTGCAAATCAGCGATTCCAGCGATATCAGCGATTGGGCTAAACCCTATGTTCATGCGGCAATCGAAGCGGGGTTAATTCCGGTTCAGAATGGGAAGTTTGCTCCGAAGAGCCAAGTCGATCGCAAAGAGGTTGCCTTATTAACGGCAGCTTTTATTAAGAGCGAGAAGTTCGAACAGTACAAGGCAGAGATCAATAAACTGCTTGAAGAGGGCAAGAAAATCTCTAATAGCGATCCGGCTGCTTAA
- a CDS encoding LTA synthase family protein produces MSIALLVTGTLAYYINLIHIRFFGEIIALSQIRQFLFSKKMASVSVEMLFQSAGRLVRWGDAYFAILLAEVLLTLFVGDHNAVTPLWILWVLNGLLLLLIAATIRQYRRLRRGAMSSRHFGMFISYYFSWLLARRRRMEQEQLHNDLATPSLEGQDVPSGEDLPDDEWFGKFRGMNVILIQLESFQQFLLNHKIEGQEVTPFMNRLANENIAFTDIFSQYAQGHTCDAELAVLHSLYPLKHEVVNYKHYDKKYYGMPSILRNHGYQAMAYHGYKGDFYNRRTMMKTHGFEAFFSEEDYISTDQACGWMSDFSFFEQSIEKIKTMRQPFFAFMISLTSHFPFKLEERHWKLSLSKDVPEFLQLYYQCMNYTDRSLQRFYECLEQEGLLDNTILAFYGDHEGVTSEHLLSLYEELGINQANHLMVSNQMSMAKVPFIIASGDSNRELTITSDKVGSTLDVGQTLLYLLGLPKISYGMGMNLFTAPEERIIPLAQYHLGSFAARDTLCIASESGDYVNSIIYDRKKEIMLLPISGVNKSYFDYSRQQVNRSEYLIVNDLLVTSDQLKQSNPSGSEKASFTPDVERLLSKADNESIVIPISYVMDQMYLSGQTNDLDNMRRLENFYRQARKKNIRFFSTLDLDLNDKPIYYEDRFYTEILMDKGYKVEAVDPIPLPSYLTNLQDHSLIIASVCDEGSSQFLPQFAKEMTEYGFHQLNHTKLRHSYINLIYKNKGFVSLYEEISELKIERSWLSRTLMNGVALPSDLQVMSKGSFAGSSSEIRVNNSECSKNQRGLNFAVVDMGSGKVVDMFAADTFATTTIDNGMFRAYRENASRDVAL; encoded by the coding sequence TTGTCGATAGCGCTCTTGGTTACGGGCACCCTAGCTTATTATATTAATTTGATCCATATCCGATTTTTCGGAGAGATTATCGCTCTCTCTCAGATTAGACAATTTCTATTTTCCAAGAAAATGGCTTCCGTATCGGTTGAAATGCTCTTCCAGTCGGCTGGCCGTTTGGTCAGGTGGGGGGATGCTTACTTTGCCATCTTATTGGCGGAGGTACTCTTAACCTTGTTTGTAGGGGATCATAATGCGGTTACCCCCTTGTGGATATTGTGGGTGTTAAACGGATTGCTGCTTCTACTAATTGCTGCGACTATCAGGCAGTACCGTAGACTGAGAAGAGGCGCAATGTCCAGCCGTCATTTTGGCATGTTTATCTCTTATTACTTCTCATGGCTTCTCGCGAGAAGGAGACGTATGGAGCAGGAACAACTGCACAACGATTTGGCGACCCCGTCTTTAGAAGGTCAAGATGTGCCCTCAGGCGAAGATCTGCCTGACGATGAATGGTTCGGTAAGTTCAGAGGAATGAACGTCATTCTAATTCAATTGGAATCGTTCCAGCAGTTTTTGCTGAATCATAAGATCGAAGGGCAGGAAGTCACACCGTTTATGAACCGGCTGGCTAATGAAAACATAGCGTTTACCGATATCTTTAGCCAATATGCACAGGGGCACACTTGCGATGCCGAGTTGGCCGTTCTACATTCGTTATATCCTTTGAAACATGAGGTTGTGAATTACAAGCACTATGACAAGAAATATTATGGAATGCCGAGCATTCTTCGAAATCACGGCTACCAAGCGATGGCCTACCACGGATACAAGGGGGACTTCTATAATCGCCGAACGATGATGAAGACGCATGGATTCGAGGCGTTTTTCTCGGAAGAGGACTACATCTCTACGGATCAGGCTTGCGGCTGGATGTCAGACTTTTCGTTTTTTGAGCAATCGATCGAGAAGATCAAAACGATGAGACAACCCTTTTTCGCCTTTATGATTAGTTTGACATCCCATTTTCCGTTTAAACTGGAAGAAAGGCATTGGAAACTAAGCCTAAGTAAAGACGTTCCCGAATTTCTTCAATTATATTACCAATGCATGAATTATACTGATCGTTCGCTACAGCGTTTTTACGAGTGTTTAGAACAGGAAGGGCTGTTAGACAATACAATTTTAGCCTTCTACGGAGATCATGAAGGCGTAACCTCTGAGCACCTTTTGAGTTTGTATGAAGAATTGGGAATCAACCAAGCGAATCATCTGATGGTTAGCAATCAGATGAGTATGGCAAAAGTGCCCTTCATCATTGCGAGCGGCGATTCGAACCGAGAATTAACGATAACTTCGGACAAAGTCGGCAGCACATTAGACGTTGGACAAACTCTGCTGTACTTATTAGGTCTCCCCAAAATCAGCTATGGCATGGGTATGAATTTATTTACGGCTCCCGAGGAAAGAATCATTCCTTTAGCCCAATACCATTTAGGTTCTTTTGCGGCGCGGGATACTCTCTGCATTGCTTCCGAATCAGGCGATTATGTAAATAGTATTATTTACGACCGGAAGAAGGAGATAATGCTTCTTCCTATCTCGGGTGTAAATAAAAGTTATTTCGATTATAGCAGGCAGCAGGTCAATCGATCGGAATACTTAATCGTTAACGATCTATTGGTCACCTCAGATCAGCTAAAACAATCAAACCCGAGCGGTAGCGAGAAAGCGTCATTCACTCCTGACGTTGAACGGCTGTTAAGCAAAGCAGATAACGAGTCTATCGTGATTCCCATTTCTTACGTGATGGATCAAATGTATTTAAGTGGCCAAACGAACGATCTGGACAACATGAGACGATTGGAGAATTTCTATAGGCAGGCGAGGAAAAAGAATATACGCTTCTTTTCTACGTTGGATTTAGACTTAAATGACAAGCCGATCTACTATGAAGATCGGTTTTATACGGAAATATTAATGGACAAAGGCTATAAAGTGGAAGCGGTCGATCCGATTCCTTTGCCGTCCTATTTGACCAATCTGCAGGATCATTCGCTGATTATTGCCTCAGTATGTGATGAGGGTTCAAGTCAATTCCTTCCCCAGTTTGCCAAGGAAATGACCGAGTACGGTTTTCATCAACTCAACCATACGAAACTTCGTCATAGCTATATTAATCTTATCTATAAAAACAAAGGTTTCGTGTCTCTATATGAAGAGATATCAGAACTCAAGATCGAGAGAAGCTGGTTAAGCAGGACCTTAATGAACGGGGTTGCCTTACCCAGCGATCTACAAGTCATGAGTAAAGGTTCTTTTGCAGGGAGTAGCTCGGAAATTAGGGTAAACAACAGCGAGTGCAGCAAAAACCAAAGAGGACTGAACTTCGCGGTCGTGGACATGGGGTCAGGAAAAGTCGTCGATATGTTTGCGGCAGATACGTTTGCTACCACCACTATCGATAATGGCATGTTTCGGGCGTATCGAGAAAATGCTTCCCGGGATGTGGCGCTATGA
- the rpiA gene encoding ribose 5-phosphate isomerase A: MIWENKIATTLQWTKEISNREQKEAVAAKIAERVKDGDVIGVGSGSTSYLALLAISKKVKEQKLNVMAIPTSHEVSLACSIMGLPTSTLLNARPDWYFDGADEVDPDKNLIKGRGGAMFAEKLVMKSAPENYILVDSSKFVSFLGEKFAAPIEVDPRAINLVETELAKLGAKEVQLRMAVAKDGPVITETGNLILDVRFNKITADYEKEVKSIPGVIESGIFINYNLEILTT; the protein is encoded by the coding sequence ATGATCTGGGAAAATAAAATCGCGACTACGCTGCAGTGGACGAAGGAAATCTCGAATAGAGAACAGAAGGAAGCGGTTGCGGCCAAGATCGCCGAGCGCGTGAAGGACGGGGACGTCATCGGCGTCGGCTCCGGTTCGACTTCATACTTGGCATTGCTGGCGATCAGCAAGAAGGTAAAGGAACAGAAGTTGAACGTGATGGCGATTCCGACTTCGCACGAGGTTTCGCTGGCATGCTCCATTATGGGACTGCCGACATCGACGTTGTTGAACGCGAGACCGGACTGGTATTTCGACGGCGCGGACGAGGTCGATCCGGACAAAAACCTGATCAAAGGCAGAGGCGGCGCGATGTTCGCGGAGAAGCTCGTCATGAAGAGCGCTCCCGAAAACTATATTCTCGTCGATTCCTCCAAATTCGTCTCGTTTTTGGGCGAGAAATTCGCCGCTCCGATCGAAGTCGATCCCCGGGCGATTAACCTCGTGGAGACGGAGCTGGCGAAGCTCGGAGCGAAAGAAGTCCAACTGAGAATGGCGGTAGCCAAAGACGGTCCCGTGATCACGGAAACCGGAAACCTAATCCTCGACGTGCGATTCAACAAGATCACGGCCGATTACGAGAAAGAGGTCAAGTCGATCCCGGGCGTCATCGAATCCGGCATTTTCATTAACTATAACTTAGAGATCCTAACGACTTAG
- a CDS encoding MFS transporter, giving the protein MNDKIVLPIWAMGLFIVVMNTTMFNVSLPSIINDLQITADLGSWVISSYSIGYALSTVIYSRLSDIIPIRRLLAVGLVILGLSSVIGIFAHEFSTLLAARILQSAGAGAMAGLGLVLASRYVPAERRGRAIAMISAGSAMAFGLGPIVGGVISEYFGWNGLFAITCLVLVILPVLYRLLPKEQPTPGRFDVLGALFTVINAASLLVAVTQLSVLWLAISIVSFVAHFWYLRKAQETFINPELLQVNGYRKLLAIGFCVLMVNLGNLFLMPLVLSQLFHKSAMSIGLLIAPGAILTVFMTRFVGRWIDRYGNVRLLLIGHVTLVIVLAIYSWEAVVSPVVILCGYLFFSPALSATLSSLNNETSHRLSTNKIGAGMGLMQLIQFFGGSISVAVCGLLLEAQSAIPLTQAFRHVYELLLAICLCSIVLLLSYRRSARALVT; this is encoded by the coding sequence ATGAATGACAAAATCGTGTTGCCGATATGGGCGATGGGGTTGTTTATCGTCGTGATGAACACGACGATGTTTAACGTATCGCTTCCTAGTATCATCAACGATCTTCAAATTACCGCGGATCTAGGTTCGTGGGTAATTTCTAGTTACTCCATCGGATATGCATTATCTACGGTAATCTATAGCAGGCTTTCGGATATAATCCCTATTCGCAGGCTTCTGGCCGTGGGGCTGGTCATTCTCGGGCTCTCATCGGTTATAGGCATTTTCGCGCATGAATTCAGCACCTTGCTGGCGGCAAGAATTTTGCAGTCGGCCGGGGCGGGCGCGATGGCGGGCTTGGGACTCGTTCTGGCCAGCCGTTATGTCCCCGCGGAAAGGCGCGGCAGGGCAATCGCCATGATCTCGGCGGGCAGTGCAATGGCTTTCGGTCTTGGTCCGATCGTCGGGGGGGTCATCAGCGAATACTTCGGGTGGAACGGGTTATTCGCCATCACTTGTTTGGTTCTCGTCATTCTTCCCGTACTGTACCGGCTGCTTCCTAAGGAGCAACCAACCCCTGGGCGATTCGACGTCTTGGGGGCACTGTTCACGGTTATTAACGCGGCTTCGCTGCTCGTTGCGGTTACTCAACTGTCGGTGTTGTGGCTGGCGATCAGCATCGTATCCTTCGTGGCTCATTTCTGGTATTTGCGTAAAGCACAGGAGACTTTTATCAACCCGGAACTGTTGCAGGTAAATGGCTACCGGAAGCTTCTAGCCATCGGATTCTGCGTCTTGATGGTTAATCTGGGCAATCTGTTCCTAATGCCGCTCGTGCTGTCGCAGCTGTTTCATAAATCCGCGATGAGTATCGGATTATTGATCGCCCCGGGAGCGATCCTCACGGTATTCATGACTCGTTTCGTTGGGCGATGGATCGACCGGTACGGGAATGTGCGGCTATTGCTGATCGGACATGTTACTCTCGTCATCGTATTGGCGATCTACTCATGGGAAGCCGTCGTTTCTCCCGTAGTGATCCTGTGCGGATACCTCTTCTTCTCGCCCGCGCTATCGGCAACGCTGTCTTCCCTGAACAATGAAACTTCCCATCGCTTATCGACAAATAAGATCGGCGCCGGTATGGGGCTCATGCAGCTTATTCAATTTTTCGGCGGTTCGATTTCGGTTGCGGTATGCGGTCTTCTTCTCGAAGCTCAGTCCGCTATCCCGCTGACTCAGGCTTTCCGTCATGTGTACGAGCTGTTGCTTGCGATCTGTCTTTGTTCGATCGTGCTGTTGCTTAGCTATCGTCGATCAGCGAGGGCTTTGGTCACGTGA